The genomic interval GTTCCTGAAGGCAGTTTTGGAGGCTCTGGGCCTGGGTCCAGCTGTGGTGATCAGCCCATCGCTCAGTGGCATGTACTCACTGCCCTTCCTCTTAGAGCACAGCCACCTGTTCAAGGCCTATGTACCTGTGGCACCCATCTGCACTGAGAAATTCACGGCGGAGCAGTATGCCCAAATCAAAGTACGGCCTGGAAGGACACTGGGGAGGtcagggaactgggaggggatggtgaagaggggaccctggtactggggctgggcaggggaaaGGCCAAGTGGGCCAGAAACCCTGTTGCCACTGAAAAAGGGGAATGTGATGATGAAGGAATGTAAATGTGAGGTagtgggagggaaagaggggacaATTGGAGACCCAGGAGTCTGAGCTTCAGTTTCCCTTTGTCATACTGGGTGGGGGAGAAGGGCAAGTGTCTCCCCTccagggtgtccctggccaGGAGGAGCGAGGGCCTGGGTGACACTTGCAGGCTCAGGGTGCGTTCCCCCTCTGCAGACCCCCACGCTGATCGTGTACGGGGACCAGGACGTGGAGCTGGGGCAGACCAGCCTGAACAACCTGCGGCACCTCGCTGAGCACCAGGTGCTGATGCTGCAGGGTGCAGGACACGCCTGCTACCTGGACAAACCCAGTGAGTGGCACCATGGACTCCTGgccttcctgcagcagctgaaatGAACAGGATGGGACCTGGTTAGGGGGATGTGGCCAGCCCACCCACCCCTCTGCCTGCACATGCACCCTTGTGCCAGCCCAGGTGCGCTCGGCTGGCACTCACACTGTACTGGCCCACACCAGCACCCACCTCTCTCGAGACCAAATAAAACCCCAAGCTCTGCCACTACTTTCCTGCCACCTTCATCCTGCTTCTTTTCCACCTTTCCCACCTCCTTCCCTCATGC from Aphelocoma coerulescens isolate FSJ_1873_10779 chromosome 12, UR_Acoe_1.0, whole genome shotgun sequence carries:
- the LOC138117373 gene encoding putative protein-lysine deacylase ABHD14B, producing the protein MATPRITESTVTVQGQTLFYRQAEPAQAVPKLTVLLLHGIRFSSETWLQVGTLATLAENGYRAVAIDLPGLGRSKDAVAPAPVGQPAPAAFLKAVLEALGLGPAVVISPSLSGMYSLPFLLEHSHLFKAYVPVAPICTEKFTAEQYAQIKTPTLIVYGDQDVELGQTSLNNLRHLAEHQVLMLQGAGHACYLDKPSEWHHGLLAFLQQLK